Within Macaca nemestrina isolate mMacNem1 chromosome X, mMacNem.hap1, whole genome shotgun sequence, the genomic segment aatcacttgaactcgggaggcggaggttgcagtgagccgagatcgtgtcactgtactctccagcctgggggaacagtgagactcctcaaaaaaaaaaagtttaagactACCTTCAGTTCTTACTTCCCCAGTCTATATAACTGCACTGCATGTTCCATCAAGTACAAGTGAAACTAGACTAGCCAAATTAATAATGGTCATTTTTGTTCGTTCGTTtgtttttgggagacagagtttagctcttgttgcgcaggctggagtgcagtggcacgatcttggctcacagcaacctctgcctcccaggtttaagtgattgtcctgcctccgcctcctgagtagctgggattacaggcatgcaccaccacacctggatttttgtatttttagtagagacaggatttcaccatgttacgctggtcttgaactcctggtctcaggtgatctgcctgcctcggccgctcaaagtgctgggattacaggcctgagccattgtgcccggcctaatGGTCATATTCTTCATGAAGCAAAGGAAATTTTGTAGTGGCTGAGtttggtggttcacgcctgcaatcccagcactttgggaggccgaggcaggaggatcacaaggtcaagttcgagaccagcctggccagcatggtgaaatcctgtatctgctaaaaaaaaaaaaaaaaaaaaaaacaagaaattacctgggcatggtggcgcacacctgtaatcccagctactcgggaggctaaggcaggagaattgcttgaacccaggaggcggaggttacagtgagctgagatcccgccactgcactccagcctgggcgacagagcgagactccgtatcaaaaaaaaactCTCATATCTTTCTTGATTCTTGTGAGtagtaatctttttcttttctattcttgatGTAGATGACGGTGGATATTCCATGAATTTTAACATGAGTTCTTCCAGGGGACCACTCCCAGTAAAAAGAGGACCACCACCAAGAAGTGGGGGTCCTCCTCCCAAGAGATCTGCACCTTCAGGACCAGTTCGCAGTAGCAGTGGAATGGGAGGGAGAGGTAAATGTTCCATGTATGACAATCTGTGCTACTACTGTAACAAAGAATTGAGAGGTGAATGATGCTTAAAAGTttaattggctgggcgtggtgtctcatccCTGTAATcgtagcattttgggaggccaaggcaagagattgagactatcctggccaacgtggtgaaaccctgtctctactaaaaaaatacaaaaattagctgggcatagggtgggtgcctgtaatccccgctacttgggaggctgaggcgggagaattgctggaacctgggaggcggaggttgcagggaaccgagatgatgccactgcactccagcctggcaacagagagactccgtctcaaaacacacacacacacacacacacacacacacacacacacccccacacccccccCCACTTTATTCGTGgagtctgggcgcggtggctcacacctgtaatgttggcactttgggaggctgaggtgggcggatcacgaggcccgGAGTTTGAcgctagtctggccaacatggtgaaacactgtttctactaaaaatacaaaaattagccgggcacggtggcgggtgcctgtaatctcagctactctggagactgaggcaggagaatcactcgaacccagaaggcggaggttgcagtgagccgagatcccaggactgcactccagcctgggtgacagagcgagactccatctcaaaaaaaaaaaaaaaaaacttttggtcATGTGTTCTAGGTGATCTAGATAAATGGAATTAgcactgaaaaaaatttaaaatgtgaatcgGAAATTCTAGAAAAAATGAGATGATCTAGCCTCCGTAATGTCATCTTTGAAGTCAGTCTCGTTTTCATAGCCTGAATGTAAGTTCACGTTTTAACTTCTTTCTCTGACTGTGTTTAAAAAAAGTGATGTAATTTTCCTTAAGCTCCTGTATCACGTGGAAGAGATAGTTACGGAGGTCCACCTCGAAGGGAGCCACTGCCCTCTCGTAGAGATGTTTATTTGTCCCCAAGAGATGATGGGTATTCTACTAAAGACAGGTAATAGAAAATTGcagctttttaaattaataattaagGTTGAAGGAAAGCTTATCAAAAGCATGAACCAAAACTTTTGTGTTTGTAGCTATTCAAGCAGAGATTACCCAAGTTCTCGTGATACTAGAGATTATGCACCACCACCACGAGATTATACTTACCGTGATTATGGTCATTCCAGTTCACGTGATGACTATCCATCAAGAGGCTATAGGTAAGTGACTGCTTCTGTGGCTTGCATGTAAGAAAAGTTGCTATAAAAGTTGATGCTCTGGGACTTAAAGGTTTCTCTTTAATTTAGCGATAGAGATGGATATGGTCGTGATCGTGACTATTCAGATCATCCAAGTGGAGGTTCCTACAGAGATTCATATGAGAGTTATGGTAAGATACTGGTTAAGGGTCTTGAGTATCACCAGCTTGAGTTTTTAGGTTCGTGAGCCAGTTTTTTAGGCTGCGTGGTGCTTGCTTTTTAAAGGGATGTTTGCTTGCTTTTAAAGGGGTAACTTTATCAGCTGGGCTTTTCCTAGTTTTGTGaggggctttttttttgtttttctaagtttCTTTTGAGGCTGTTTGCTTGCTTTGGAGGGGATTTTGCTTGCTTAAATTGGCAGCCTTATGTGTTTTCCCCCAACAgtgaaaatacaatttaaaaattttattaacaaGATCAAATATTTACCATTGCAATATGAAGGCAAGTTCTACAGTTCAAAATTGCAACTTATCACTGGAAAGTGGCTGAGTGTCTACTATAAAATAACAAGCTCTCTGGAATATCCTCTTGAAATACACACCGTCTTCAGTCTTTTCaaacaaacattaaaatgaatCCATTTCCATATCTCAGCAGATGAGCAAATCCCTGTTATGGCCAGCAATGGCAGAGTTTAAAACCTCCCACCCAGTTGAGAAAGTAAACTTTTAATACAAGAATTCTGTAAATTCAGatttaaaatgttgtatatatacaatttataGTGTTGCCATATTACCTGACCATTGACCCTGCAGGTAACTCACGTAGTGCTCCACCTACACGAGGGCCCCCGCCATCTTATGGTGGAAGCAGTCGCTATGATGATTACAGCAGCTCACGTGACGGATATGGTGGAAGTCGAGACAGTTACTCAAGCAGCCGAAGTGATCTCTACTCAAGTGGTCGTGATCGGGTTGGCAGACAAGACAGAGGGCTTCCCCCTTCTATGGAAAGGGGGTACCCTCCTCCACGTGATTCCTACAGCAGTTCAAGCCGCGGAGCACCAAGAGGTGGTGGCCGTGGAGGAAGCCGATCTGATAGAGGGGGAGGCAGAAGCAGAtactagaaacaaacaaaactttggACCAAAATCCCagttcaaagaaacaaaaagtggaAACTATTCTGTCATAACTACCCAAGGActactaaaaggaaaaattgtgttacattttttaaatgccctGTTAAGTTTCCCTCCATGATTTTTATGTTCTTGtgaggaaaaaagtaaaacatgtttaattttatttgactttatgACATTGCTTTTCAACAAGCAAATGTTCTTGTGAGGCAAAAAGtaaaacatgtttaattttatttgactttatgACATTGCTTTTCAACAAGCAAATGTTAAATGTGTTAAGACTTGTACTAGTGTTGCAACTTTCCAAGTAAAAGTATCCCTAAAGGCCACTTTCTATCTTGATTTTTCCCAGTAAATGAGGCAAGCAATTCTAAGATCTTCCACAGAACATCTAGCCATCTAAAATGGAGAGATGAATCATTCTACCTATACAAACAAGCTAGCTACTAGAGGGTGGTTGGGGTATGCTACTTATAAGATTTCAGGGTGTCTTCCAACTGAAATCTCAATGTTCTCAGTATGAAAAACCTGAAATCACATGCCTGTGTAAGGAAAGTGCTATTCACCCAGTAAACCCAAAAAAGCAAATGGATAATGCTGGCCATTTTGCCTTTCTCACATTTCCTTGGGAATCTGCAAGaacctcccctttcccctcccccagtAAGACCATTTAAGTGTGTGTTAAACAACTACAGAATACTAAATAAAAAGTTTGGCCAAAACCAACCATGAAGCTGCAAAGGTGCTTGCTCTTACTGTTTCAAATTTTTGCAACTCTGTAGTGTCTCACTTTTAAAGGAACAGCTTGATTGCAAAGGAGAAAATAGATAAGCAATGAAGTTATCTCCAACTTCCTAAAGGCTTATGACTTCTAAAAAGTGAATCTATCAGCATTCCACATCAGATTTAAAGCATCAAATgcctgtgaaacagcaaagatggtaaGCAAAGCAAACTAGTTTTTCCGTCTAAGTCGAAATTGAACACTTACCTTCCTCATAGTACAGTGAAACATACTGTACCTCAAGGCAATGGAAATGCCTTCTAGATTAAAAAAACttttggagaaaagaaatattcaatAGCATATTAGAAGTCTTCCAAATTCAACacttggattctttttttttttttttaagcatgtaTGAcactttatttattaataaagctGTTGTTTACCAATGGCGATCTGGGGCTTGGGAGGGGGTATTTTTTTCAAAGTCCATTTTTGATGAAGACCTTTAAacatgctttatatattttaacatttttttcaaattagtCTTTTAGTCAATATAGGAAATGGCTTAAGTTTGGGGTCCCCCTTTTTACCCCTGTAAGCCATTGCAAACTTGACATTTAGTTGGATGCCTGACTTGTTTTTAGTTCTATGAAACTACACTGTATGGAGAAAATCTATTGCAAGTggtctttaaaaagcaaaacctgAGGCAGCATGACCCAGGTCCAGCCATGAAGTTGAAAAAGATGCTCTTGAATATAGTAAACTTGAAGACCTCCAACTAAAAATCCTTATACTGCACTTATTCCTTCAAATAAGTTTTGTTCGTTCAACTTATGGATTTAACGTGGCAGTGCACCATTGGAACAGAATGACAATCCATAAGCCATGCAACTTAACCATTTAAGCCATTCCAGTCCATCCCGAGCCAGTGAATCTTCCACCACTTAAGAGAAGTAGTAGAACATGAAATATATTAAGCTGCAAGTCTGAACTTGCCTTTTCTCTCTGGAAAAGAGGGCAGTAATAGGCAAGTTTTAAAGAATTTCCTTAAGAGAGATAactagttttcatttatttaacttttgcAGGTTGATGATTATGCTCATTATGGTCGTGGAGTGCTGATTGATTCACAGTAGATAAAGCTGGCAGTAAGAGAAATCAAATGCTAAGGTAAGTGTTGAAAGCAGTGGCCTTTGAAGGTTTAAATGCTGTGTAACTACCCCTTAGTTTAGCTGTGACATTGGCAAGTTACTGTGGTCctcatttcatctgtaaaaatagTGCTTGGAATTGATGAAATTAAGTGCTTGAATGTGTAATATCTGCACATTTCATGGTGAATATAGAGTGAGGTTACATTTTAATGAGTGTGGCTCATTCATGCGATTATTCTTAGCTACTTTTGAACTCATAAAGCTTGCTAATAGCTCTTCATATGCAAGCATTCGCAACAGGAAGTACACACGTAAGAAGTTTgcttggctgggcgccgtggctcatgcctttaatcccaggacttttgggaggccaaggtgggcagaccacgaggtcaggagttagaaaccagtttggcaaacatggtgaaacctcatctctactaaaaaaacaaaaacaaacaaacaaaaaaaacacggAGAGTGGTGGCAttcgcctgtaattccagccacttgggaggctgaggcaggagaattgcttgaacccaggaggcagaggttgcagtgagccgaggtcacaccattgcactccagcctgggtgacagagcaagaccctgtctcaagaagaggagaaaaaatgtTTGCTCAGTGCATTTTGTAAAAGGATATACTCTCATTGTTACTAGTTAGTGCCTGCTCATTTGCACAGCCACAATACAAATTGACTAAATGTGGAGTTAATGATGCAACTGTGGCTGCAAGTTCCCTGTTTGATTAACATGATTTTGACATAATGATGACATACTATGTAATTTTAAtgttaccaattttttttttttttttttgagacggagtcttgctctgttgcccaggctggagtgcagtggcgcgatctcagctcactgcaagctctgcctcctgggttcacgtcattctcctgcctcagcctccccagcagctgggactacaggtgcacgctgccacgcccggctaatttttttgtatttttagtagagacgcggttttaccgtgttaggcaggatggtctcgatctcctgaccttgtgatctgcctgcctcgcctcccaaagtgctgggattacaggcgtgagctaccaagCTCAGCCGCCTGTGGTTGATTTTTAAAGCTTgcgtgttctttttttttcctttctgaggcagttttgcacttgttgcccaggctagagtgcagtggcgtgatctcagctcactgcaatctgcttcctaggttcaagcgattttcctgcctcggctttccaggtagctgggattacaggtgcctgccactgtgcccggctatttttttgtatttttagtagagatggggtttcactgttggccaggctggtcttgaacccctaacctcaggtgatctgcctgcctcggtctcccagtgtgctgagattataggcgtgagtcactgcatccggctttctttttttttttttttttttgagatggcttctccctgtggcatgatctcaactcagcgccgcccaggttcaagcgattctcctgcctctcagattcccaagtagctgggactacgggtgtgcaccaccattcccggctaatctttgtactttttgtagagacagggtttcactatgttggccaggctggtctcgaactcctgaccttgagtgatctgcctgtctcggcttcccagtgttgggattacaggcgtcagccactgcgcctgcccagagcttgctttttaaagaaattttatttttagctaaaacaacaaaaaatacatttaaatgataGTTTGGGGGGAAGTACTTCACAGTAAAACAAATACTATGTAACAGGATCccatgtgtttttcattttacagagttgTTGAAGCAGAAGGCGGCTGATTGTCAATAAGTCACTACAGTTGCATAAGCAGTGCTGTCAGAATTGGTTTGGTGCAGGCAATAGATTTTGCCTTCAGGGGTTCCTGTGGATCTGAGGAAGGCATCAGTGTTGATTAACACTCATAACTAGGGAGCGAGTGGTAGTTACTTAAAGCAAGTAATTGGCCAAATGGAAAAGGGGAAGTAATTAAGGAAATTGGTAAGTGGAGGTAGTCAGGAAGTTCTTGTGGTTCTTTACATAGATTTTACAGCTTTGGCTTTCATTTTGTTTAGCTAAAGTCACGGGGACAACTCTTCAATTTAGAACTTAAGTTGAATTATAAAAATGATGGATATAGGTGGTAGCTCTATTTAGTGAAGTGTCTGTCAGAAAGTGAAACATTTTTTGGTGGTGACTTATCCACAAACAGTTTAGTTGTAGAATAAAACTTATGATTGACATCTGGAAAGTAACCATGCTAAGATGGTAAGCACACTGGAAACATGTAGGCCACTTGGCTTTGTTTTGCTGTATTGTTTTATAAGCCTACTTTACCTCCCAGTCTTGGAAACAAGTTTTAGTTTATTGGTTTGGAGACTAGAGCCAATAGTATAATGCTCTCAAAGGAAACAGACTTGAGTTGTTAGATTAGAGGAACTAACCCaacttctatgatttttttttttttttttttttttgtcgtgtAGTTATGGCACTGTCTTGTTTGGAACATTTGCAACTGGGGATAGTACCACGTTTTTAACTCTCATTTGACAACCTACTACTAATCACAGACCCCAAGGTTAATGACCAAATTTATGTGGTTTTTGCACTTACATAGTTGTCTCAGCCCAAACCTTCTATACTCTTATGATTACTTGAGTTACAGCTTCTGTGAGGACCTTTTGGCTCTTGAGATATTTAAGGTATTTAGATATCTTTTAAGATAGTATAGGATATAGAGATTGTACCAAATAGGAATATTAAGTTCAAAGCAAGGAGTATGTTAAAATGACCAGATACCTGTTTGATAAATAGTTTACTGACCTAGCAGACGTGTGAAAAAAGAATCGGATCTTGATTCTTCTGGGTTTATACTGGTTGTAAAACGAtacagaaaatgttttccttGTTTAACTGGTAGTTGAACATAGAACTTGGGTATTATAGATCACTTTTCACTTTTTGGAATGTTTTGTATTGAAACTTAATAAAACTTTAACATGGCATCTTTTTTGTGGCAAGGggctttttttttacttttaagaaattAGGGGTTTatgtttttaagtgtttttccCATATCCGCCTCCCCCAAACACTAGCTCTGTTGCATTGATGACAATCAGTTTTGCATGGGAATGTCCAGAGTCATTGAGGCTGTTCATGTGACtaggcctccttttttttttttgagagtaagCTTCGGGCGGAATGTAGATAACTTCAATCCTCATTGTAAAAGTTAAGTGGAAGCACAATCACACACCTAAGAAGCAGAGGCTAAATAAACCAGGAATCAACTgtagtgtttttatttaattcctGCTTAACTCTTCGGGATAAACAGGTCAGCAGCTACTCAGTTGTGGCTGTGGATTCTAAATGCTTTGGGTTAAGCGAAGCATATGATAATATGTTTATGAATTTGtagttttcagtttctttacctAGTGTCCTGTATATATTTGATTAGTTGATGTTCATTTTTGCATCTAAAACTGGACATTGCATTTGGGTTATGTAGTCAGTTGAACAGAACTCATCACGTGGAGAAAGATGCAGCTAAGCTTTAAGATGGGAGAGAAAGCCCTAAGTATTGTCATTCTGTAAATAGCCTCAGCTCTACACCtattgttttttgggggtttgttaatgagatgaagtctcgctctgtcccccgggctggagtgcagtggcgccatctcagatcactgcaacctctgtgtcctgggttcaagcgattgtcctacctcagcctcccaggtagctgggattacaggcatgtgccaccatacccagcttattttgtattttaatatagacagggttttcatcatgttggccagcctggttttgaacctcctgacctcaagtgatctgcccacctcggcctcccaaagtgctgggattacaggtgtgagccactgcgcctagccaacTCTATACCTATTGTTCCAGGAAAACATTACCCATCCCATCAGTAC encodes:
- the LOC105481366 gene encoding RNA-binding motif protein, X chromosome; amino-acid sequence: MVEADRPGKLFIGGLNTETNEKALEAVFGKYGRIVEVLLMKDRETNKSRGFAFVTFESPADAKDAARDMNGKSLDGKAIKVEQATKPSFESGRRGPPPPPRSRGPPRGLRGGRGGSGGTRGPPSRGGHMDDGGYSMNFNMSSSRGPLPVKRGPPPRSGGPPPKRSAPSGPVRSSSGMGGRAPVSRGRDSYGGPPRREPLPSRRDVYLSPRDDGYSTKDSYSSRDYPSSRDTRDYAPPPRDYTYRDYGHSSSRDDYPSRGYSDRDGYGRDRDYSDHPSGGSYRDSYESYGNSRSAPPTRGPPPSYGGSSRYDDYSSSRDGYGGSRDSYSSSRSDLYSSGRDRVGRQDRGLPPSMERGYPPPRDSYSSSSRGAPRGGGRGGSRSDRGGGRSRY